The Bacteroidales bacterium genome contains the following window.
GAAAAAGGTACCAATATGGGACAACTTTCAAATAGAATGTTTCCAAACAGGACAAAATCAGGAAAATATAAGGACTGATCCTGGTCCTTACCTGATAATGGTCACGGTTCCACTGGTAGAGTTATGAAGATTTGTTCGATCTCCCAAATCACGGTTTTGCCAGATACTTCCATCGCGGTAGATCGCTGTTATCTTCCAAACATAGGTTCCCTGCTGGCATGGACTGTCTTTGAAACTTCCATCCCATCCTTCAACTGGGGCTCCCTTTTCATCTAATGCAGTGGAAGTCCAGATGAGCTCATCCCAACGATTGAAAATCTCAACTTTATAGTATGCAAGGTTTACACCCACTGGTTTCCAATACCTTGTGGTTTGTTCAGGACCATTCGGAGAGAATGCATTAGGGATATAAAGGCCTTTGAACAGAAGGTCATAGGCAAAACTGGTCGAATCGGTACAACCGTATTCATTGGTGGTGTAAAGAATAATCTCATATCGGCCATCTTCAGTATATTCAACCACAGGCGATGTTTCCGTGGAGGTTTCTCCATTCCCCAGAATCCAGTTGTATTCGCTTCCACCCAGGGATCCATTATTTAACAGCAAGTGTCCCTGTTCATTTTCATAGTTTTCCTCAATACTGAAAGCACTGTAGGGTGATGGATATACTGTAACGGTTTGGGCGGTAGTATCAATACATCCGTTTGCATCGGTCACTGTCATAAGAATCGGGTAAACACCTACAGAATCAAAGGTAAAGGAGGGAGATGGCCCGTTCATCCATCCTACAATCTTTTCATTTCCAATCCTCCATCCCCAATGAATCAATGATTCCTCAAATTCCTGTGAATGTTCGAAGAAGTAGGTGGGATTGTTAAGACAAGCCACACTGTGATCGAATTGTGCAGTGGGTAATCCATTTACCTTTATCGGTTGAGTTACCGTATCACTACAACCGTATTGGTTTGCAACTATCAGGTTTGCATCAAAGAGTCCGGCTGAACTATAGACATAGCCTGGGTTGGCAGCAGAAGAGCTGTCAGAAACAGAAATCGGGTCACCGAAATTCCAGGTATAGGTCAGGCCACCGGCTCCATGTGTCAGAGTGGTATCAGTAAACATCGTCATTTCACCCAGGCAGTGCTTATTGGCAACAAATCCGGCTTCTGGTGAAGGATTCACATGGATAATCCGGGTTGTTGAATCAGCAATAGGATTGCCATTGTAAAGGGTAATAATCTTCAGTGATAACAGGAATGTGCCCGGCTGGGAGTAGGTATGAGAAATAGTAGGCTGGAATGTAGTATTTACTGTTGGTGCAGTTCCATCTCCCCAGTTCCAGATCCATGTGTCAATGGATCCACTGCTGCGGTTTTCAATAGTTATGGCTGTGTTCTGACAGATCAAAGTATCAGTTACTTCCATCGCAGCTTGTGGTGAAGGGCTGCAAAGGATTTCCTGGCTGAAGGTACTGGTACAACCATTTTTGTCAACTACCAATAAGGTGACTGTATAGTAGCCGGCCTGGGCATAGGAATGGCTAGCCGTTTGTACAGGTGCATAGTTGGTTTGTGATGTGCCATCGCCAAAATACCAGGTGTAGTAATCGATTGCTGCTCCCGCAATAACGCTGGTAGAGGTGAAATCAACTGTAGTGGAGAACTGACTGTTGCTCCAGGTAAAGGATGCAGTAGGAAGTGCAAAGATTTCTATCGTAGTTGTGGCTGTACTTTGGCATCCGAAGATATCAGTAGCTGACATATTTACCGTATAGAATCCCGTGGCACTGAATGTATGGCTGGCATTGACCTGTGTCGAAGTATTGCTGCTTCCTGATAAAGGATCACCGAAATTCCAAACCACTGAATTGAGCTGGTTTCCTGATGGAGTCAATACTACTGGAGTGAATGTGGTTGGTGTTCCAAAACATGCGGATTGATGTGCAATTTCAGTAGTGAATTCGTCTGGCACACAAACAGTGCGGGTTATGGTATCCATGCAGCCATGAAGGTCTGTTACAATTAAGCGAACATCATAGCAGGTGTCATTCTGGAAATAGCTGTAGCTCGGATTTCTCAGGGTGCTGTATTGATAAGGCTCAAATTCCCATAACCAGTTTGTAATGGTTGCCTGGAAGCTATAGGATGAATCCTGGAACTGCACTGCTCCATTGCTGCATGGTGTTGTGCTGTACCTGAAGTTGGCCGTAGGATTACGCCAGATCTGCACCGGTTGCGACTTTGTATGGCTGCATCCTGAAGCGGAGGTTGTGGTTAGTGTAACCGTATATACACCAGGTAGTAAATAGGTAAATGCCGGGTTCTGCAGGGAAGAGGTGTCGTTAGTGTTTCCAACTACACCAAAATCCCATTTCCAGCTTACGATCGATCCTGTGGCAGGTGGTAGTGATTGATCAGTAAACAATGTCTGTTGTTCAACACAGCTTTGTTCATAGCTGAAAGCAGTGACCGGTGAATCACCAATCGTGATTTCATGACTTATGGAATTATCACAACCTGAGGTGTCAATAATTGACAGGGTTACAATGTAGGTTCCAACTGTTGAATAGGTATGGGTTGGAGTCGGCTGACTGCTATGTGCTGAACCATCACCGAAATCCCAATCATAGGACTGGACAGCTGCAGTGTTGGTGATTGCCGGATCGGGCTGGAAAGTAACAGGCATCTCAACACAAGTGATGGAGTCATGAGTGAATTCAACGCCAGGCTTTGGAGAAATGGTAACCTGATGTGTTACAGTGTCAGTGCAACCATAGGCATTTTCACTGATAAGAGTCACTGTATACTGACCTGCAGTTGCGTATAAATGCACGGGGTTCTGTAAATTGCTGGAGTTATTGATTCCGGATCCGGGTTCCCCAAAGTTCCAGTTCCAGGATACAATGCTTACTCCATTGCTGGTAGTGGTCAGGTCAGTGAATTGTGTGGATTCTCCTTCACAGGTCGACTGGTATGTATATTCAGCTAAAGGAGCTGCTCCAATGGAAATCAATTGCTGATAAGTATTTTCACATGCATTCTGAGTGCTTACTTTCAGTGTTACTACAAAATTACCGGCCTGGGTATAAACATGATTAACAACAGGGCTATATGTGGTATAACTGATTTGGTTTCCGTCACCGAAATCCCATGACCAACCGGTAATTATATTTCCATTGGCATTTGTAAGGTCAGTGAAACTTACCTGCAAATCTTCACAGGCAGGACTTCCGATTGCAAAATTAGCCAACGGAGCTGCACTAATATTTACACTTGCTGTAATAGTGGCATTGCAACCATTATTGTCGGTGATGGTCAGGGTAACGGTATATGTTCCTGCAGCACCATAAATATGAAGCGGGTCAACCAGGGTAGAAGTTGTACCATCTCCAAACTGCCAGAACCAGTTTTGAGTGGTAGCCATATTTACAAAAGATGAACTGTTGAACTGGGTCGTGTCTCCATTGCAACCAGGCTGACTTGAGAAATCAACGGTTGGAGGAGGTGCGATTGTAATTGTATTGGTAATGGTATCTGTACAACCGGCATTGGTTCCTGCAATGAGCTGAACTGTGTATGTACCTGCTGTATTATAGGTATGCACTGGATTTTGCAGGGTAGAGAGGTTTGAAGAGCCACTTCCCGGATCTCCGAAATTCCAACTCCATGAAGTAATAAGGGCTGCAGTAACAGTTGAGTTATCAGTAAAGGTCGTGGTATTCCCTTCGCAACCGCTGTTATAGCTGAATGCAGCCTGGGGCCTGGATGATATAGTTACTGTCCGTGTAAGTAATGCAATGCAACTGTCGCTGGTTTTAACTGTGAGAGTAACATTGAATGTTCCTGAATTAGCATAGGTGTGTGAAGTGGCAGATGAATTCGGGAATAGGATGGTTTGTGAGTTTCCATCGCCAAAATCCCAATGCCAGCGCATGATATAGCCTGATGGAACCAGGGTGTTATCTGTAAACTGAACAGGGCTTTGGTTGCATCCGGGTGATGAGAAATCAAATGCTACAACCGGCGGTTCTCCAACAATTACAGGATGAGTAATAGTATTGGAACAACCTGTGGTATCAGTTACCGTAAGAGTTACCATATATGTTCCTGAAGTGGTATAGATATGTGTGGGGGAGCTTACATTACTGGTGATTCCATCTCCGAAGTTCCAAAGCCAGGTTGTGATCGTATTGATATTCATTACAGAAGGATCCGGGGTAAAGGTGGCTTCACTTCCGACACAACTGCCAATTGCATTAAATTCAACTTGTGGTAAAGGTTTGACAAGCACTGAATGAGAAATCGTATCACTACAGCCATTGGAGGTGTAGCTGACTAAAGTAACATTATATGTTCCTGCATTTGCAAAAGTATGAACCGGATTTTGCAGTGTACTGGTATTGCTCACACCGGATGTGATATCTCCGAAATTCCATGACCATCCAACAATTGCTTGTGGATTGGCAACAGTACTGATATCAGTGAATGTGACAGGGCTTTCACTGCAATTGCCTGAATGATAGAAATCTGCTTCCGGACCACCAAATACGTTTATAACCTGGGTTTCTGAACTTATACAACCTAAACTGTTAGTTACTGTTAAGGTAACATTGAATATGCCATTTATAGCATAAGTATGTGAAGTATTAGGAATGGCAGGGAAAAGAATGGTTTGGCTGTTTCCGTCGCCAAAATCCCAATGCCAGCTTGTGTTATAGCCATTTAAAGAGGTCGATTCATCTGTGAAAGTCACCGCTTCATTTGCACAATTATTTACTTCATAGGTAAAATGTGCAGCAGGAGGGATGGTTACATTTACCTGATGCGATACTGTAGCAGAACAACCTAGCGTATCAGTAATGGTAAGTGAAACAGTATAATTTCCCGGAGCTGTATAGTTGTTTTGGGTATTCCTGGTGTTGCTGGTGTTCCCATCTCCGAATGACCAGAAGTAAGTTGCTGTTGCATTGATATTGATGATAGTACTATCAGCCCAGAAGTAAGTAGGATTGTTAGTACAACCTGCACTGCTGATAAATTCAGCCACAGGTGCCGGATTTATCGTTACCTGCTGATTAACTGTATCTGTGCATCCATTAAAGTTAGCTACAATAAGCGTAACCTGGTAATTTCCGGGACTGGAATAAGTATGAAGCGGGTTCTGTAAAGTCGAGGTATTTGATCCTCCCGATAATGGATCACCAAAGTTCCACGACCAGGTATTCACTGCTCCGGTGCTTCCTGTTATACTCTCATCGAAGAACTGTGCAGCTTCATCTTCACAATTGCTTGTATAGGAGAAATCGGCAATTGGGACTTCTGTGATAGTAAGTGTCTGGGCATAGGTATCTGTGCAACCTTCTGAATTGGATACTGATAAGGTAACCTGGTATGAGCCTGCAATCAGGTAGGTATGAGAAATATTAGGTGTGCTCGGGAAAAGAATGGTTTGCAATGGTGACCCATCACCGAAATCCCAGGTCCACTCAGCGATATAACCTTGTCCGGAAGGATTGTTGGATAAATCAGTAAATTGTGTTGCAGTACCAAGACAGGTAGGTGTACTGAAATTGAAGTAAGCCTGTGGTAAGGGGCGAATCTCAATGTTATGTGAGACTGTGTAACTGCATCCAATGGTATCCTGAACGATTAGAGTTACTGTATAGGTTCCGGTTCCGGGATACACATGGGTCGGATTAACCGGGGTATTGTAAACTCCATAGGTGCCATCTCCAAAATTCCAGGTCCAATGACTGCTTTCCATAATATAAGACCCTGATACTGTGAAGTAAGTAGTATCTCCGAGGCAAGCACTATTCGCTGTGAAATCGGTTACAGGTGTTGGGTGAACAATGATCAAGGCTGAACCACTCAGCTGAGCAGCAGTTGCTGCACAATGAGAATCAGTTAATGCTGTCAGCGTATAGTTTATAGAACCTACAGGAGCAATCACACTAAACAGGTAAGGAGAGGCAGTAATATTAGATATCGTTGTTGAAGCTGCTCCATTTGAATAGGTGACATTCCACGGTGCAGTTCCGGTAAATTCTATGGTAAGCATAGCAGTATCTCCTTCACAAACAGCGGTGCCACCACTCAGAACAGCAGTAGGAAGCGGATAGATATCCAGCATCATCTGGTCAACAATAGAATCGGTGCATGGTGCATTACTAAATGCTTTGAGAGTCAGGATTACGTTTCCGGATTCACCAGCTGCAGCAGTATAAGTTGGGTTAATAGTGCTTGCTCCTGTAAGGTTACCCAATCCATTATGACTCCATAGCAGACTGCTGTAATTTGATGCTGATGAACCTGTTACAGTATATGGTGTGCCTTCACAAGCATCAGCATCGGGGCCGGCACTGCCAACAACATTTCTGATGATTGTAAGCGTCATTGCATCAGAAACATTGATACAAGGAGCAGCACTGTTTGCTGTGAGGGTTAAGGTGACAGTTCCTGACAGTAGATCCGCAGGTCCTGGTAAATAATCCGGATTAACAATGGAAGAATTACTGAAACTGCCGTCTCCGGAGGTTGTCCATTGAATAGATGTATAATTGCTGGCTGAAGAAGCGCCAAGTGCCACAGAGATTTCTGTTTCGCAAATAATTGCATCTGAACCTGCATTGGCAGTTGCTTGCCGTGAAATACCCAGAACCATTGAATCTAAAGCATCCGCACATGGCGCAATAGCTGTAGCCTGAATTGTCAGGGTAACCGTTCCGCTTATAATATCGGAAGCACCTGGAGTATATATAGGATTCAGCAATGTGGGATCGTTGAATGTACCGGTTCCGGAGGTAGTCCAAAGCAGTGAAACATAATCGCTTGCCGAAGCTGTTGAAAGTGAAATATTCCCCTGTGTCTCACAAATGTTGATGTCCGAACCTGCTGATGCAAGAGCTTGACTTGATATGGTTAGCGTCATATCATCGATGACATTAGCGCAACCTGCAAAACTGCTGCTTGATATTGTCAGAACTACTGTTCCCGCAGTAATATCAGCTGCACTGGGTGTGTAAACGGGATTTTGAATACCGGTATTATTAAAGCTTCCGGTTCCGGAAGTTGACCAGGTCAGACTTGAATAATTGGTGGCTGATGCAGTAGTAAGAGCAAATGAAGATTGTGTTTCACAAATGCTTGCATCTGCTCCTGCATTGACAACAACTTGTTTATTAATGGTTAAAATCATTTGATCTGTAACATCCGGACAAGGACTATTGCCTATACTCGTGATGGTGAGTGTAACAGTTCCGGATGCAATATCCGCGGCACTTGGAGTATAAATAGGATTAATGATGGATGAATTGTTGAAAGAGCCGGTACCATTGCTTGTCCAGATAACAGACTGGTAATTGGAAGCAGTTGCAGAGATCAGCGTATAGCTTGACTGTGTTTCACATATGATGTCATCATTTCCTGCATTGGCAGATGCCGGTTGCGAAATCTGAACCATAACGGAGCTGGATGATGGATTACAGGCACCATTGCTGATGGTCCAGTCGAACAGGTAAGTACCTTCGATTAATCCTGTTATTGAAGTATTTGGATTAGATGGATTTACAATGGTTGCAACAGAAGGACCTAAGATCTGAGTCCAGATACCTGTCCCGGATACAGGTGTGTTGGCTGACATAACTGTCGATGCCGGTGTTACTGAACACAAGGCCTGATCTGTTCCTGCAAACGAGGTACTGGGCTGACTTGAGTTGATAATCATCAGCTGATCAATAGAAGTGCAGGTGCCATTTACAATGGTATATTCAAAGATATAAGGTGTGGCACTTGTGATCAATCCTGAAGCCGTAGCAATTGCTGAGTTAGCAGGAGATACGGTAACAAGGGAAGGACCTGAGACAAATGTCCAGTTACCTGTTCCCGGTATTGGGTTATTTCCTGAAAGAGAAACAGAAGTAACATCACATAGATTCTGATCTATTCCGGCATTGGCTATAATGTTATCATCTACCAGAATGAATATGGTATCATTTGTACAGGCTACTCCTGGAATTCCATTGTCACAAATACTTACGATCACCTGGTCAACACCTGAGAAACCGGGGAATGGGGTATAGCTGTAGTTGCCGAGAGCATCAGTGGTGAATAGACCGTTAGCCGGACCAGACAGAGGAATAGTGATCACATTCAGAACAGTTCCGTCCGGATCAACATCACCATTCAGGATAGTTCCATTGTAACTTGATCCTTCACAAAGCCTGATAGATTCATTGATAGTAACAGGCGGGTCGTTAGTAGCAATAACCGTAATTGTAACTGTAGCTGTTGAACAATCTCCGTTTGAGTCGCAAATTGTATAGGTAAAGCTATCAATGCCATCAAAATTGGAGTTCGGGGTATAAAGAACCTGGTCATCAGTAGGATCCAGTGGTGTACCATTATCATCAACTGTTGCTGTTCCATTGAGTGGCACACTTGAAAGAGTAATGCTGCCTGCAGATGGCCCGTCGCATCCAAAATTATCATTTGCCAGTACATTAATCAGCACAGGTACATCTTCATTGGTTGATGAAATGTCATCAATAGCCAAAGGCTGATTGTTGCCGACAATTATATCAGTGCTACAAC
Protein-coding sequences here:
- a CDS encoding PKD domain-containing protein produces the protein FNASYQVNTVPDVTLPVITCIPSYTQVPGINCEIVIPDLIALSTTSDNCGIASITQSPVAGSIITGASAGQIITITLTATDISGNTASCSTDIIVGNNQPLAIDDISSTNEDVPVLINVLANDNFGCDGPSAGSITLSSVPLNGTATVDDNGTPLDPTDDQVLYTPNSNFDGIDSFTYTICDSNGDCSTATVTITVIATNDPPVTINESIRLCEGSSYNGTILNGDVDPDGTVLNVITIPLSGPANGLFTTDALGNYSYTPFPGFSGVDQVIVSICDNGIPGVACTNDTIFILVDDNIIANAGIDQNLCDVTSVSLSGNNPIPGTGNWTFVSGPSLVTVSPANSAIATASGLITSATPYIFEYTIVNGTCTSIDQLMIINSSQPSTSFAGTDQALCSVTPASTVMSANTPVSGTGIWTQILGPSVATIVNPSNPNTSITGLIEGTYLFDWTISNGACNPSSSSVMVQISQPASANAGNDDIICETQSSYTLISATASNYQSVIWTSNGTGSFNNSSIINPIYTPSAADIASGTVTLTITSIGNSPCPDVTDQMILTINKQVVVNAGADASICETQSSFALTTASATNYSSLTWSTSGTGSFNNTGIQNPVYTPSAADITAGTVVLTISSSSFAGCANVIDDMTLTISSQALASAGSDINICETQGNISLSTASASDYVSLLWTTSGTGTFNDPTLLNPIYTPGASDIISGTVTLTIQATAIAPCADALDSMVLGISRQATANAGSDAIICETEISVALGASSASNYTSIQWTTSGDGSFSNSSIVNPDYLPGPADLLSGTVTLTLTANSAAPCINVSDAMTLTIIRNVVGSAGPDADACEGTPYTVTGSSASNYSSLLWSHNGLGNLTGASTINPTYTAAAGESGNVILTLKAFSNAPCTDSIVDQMMLDIYPLPTAVLSGGTAVCEGDTAMLTIEFTGTAPWNVTYSNGAASTTISNITASPYLFSVIAPVGSINYTLTALTDSHCAATAAQLSGSALIIVHPTPVTDFTANSACLGDTTYFTVSGSYIMESSHWTWNFGDGTYGVYNTPVNPTHVYPGTGTYTVTLIVQDTIGCSYTVSHNIEIRPLPQAYFNFSTPTCLGTATQFTDLSNNPSGQGYIAEWTWDFGDGSPLQTILFPSTPNISHTYLIAGSYQVTLSVSNSEGCTDTYAQTLTITEVPIADFSYTSNCEDEAAQFFDESITGSTGAVNTWSWNFGDPLSGGSNTSTLQNPLHTYSSPGNYQVTLIVANFNGCTDTVNQQVTINPAPVAEFISSAGCTNNPTYFWADSTIININATATYFWSFGDGNTSNTRNTQNNYTAPGNYTVSLTITDTLGCSATVSHQVNVTIPPAAHFTYEVNNCANEAVTFTDESTSLNGYNTSWHWDFGDGNSQTILFPAIPNTSHTYAINGIFNVTLTVTNSLGCISSETQVINVFGGPEADFYHSGNCSESPVTFTDISTVANPQAIVGWSWNFGDITSGVSNTSTLQNPVHTFANAGTYNVTLVSYTSNGCSDTISHSVLVKPLPQVEFNAIGSCVGSEATFTPDPSVMNINTITTWLWNFGDGITSNVSSPTHIYTTSGTYMVTLTVTDTTGCSNTITHPVIVGEPPVVAFDFSSPGCNQSPVQFTDNTLVPSGYIMRWHWDFGDGNSQTILFPNSSATSHTYANSGTFNVTLTVKTSDSCIALLTRTVTISSRPQAAFSYNSGCEGNTTTFTDNSTVTAALITSWSWNFGDPGSGSSNLSTLQNPVHTYNTAGTYTVQLIAGTNAGCTDTITNTITIAPPPTVDFSSQPGCNGDTTQFNSSSFVNMATTQNWFWQFGDGTTSTLVDPLHIYGAAGTYTVTLTITDNNGCNATITASVNISAAPLANFAIGSPACEDLQVSFTDLTNANGNIITGWSWDFGDGNQISYTTYSPVVNHVYTQAGNFVVTLKVSTQNACENTYQQLISIGAAPLAEYTYQSTCEGESTQFTDLTTTSNGVSIVSWNWNFGEPGSGINNSSNLQNPVHLYATAGQYTVTLISENAYGCTDTVTHQVTISPKPGVEFTHDSITCVEMPVTFQPDPAITNTAAVQSYDWDFGDGSAHSSQPTPTHTYSTVGTYIVTLSIIDTSGCDNSISHEITIGDSPVTAFSYEQSCVEQQTLFTDQSLPPATGSIVSWKWDFGVVGNTNDTSSLQNPAFTYLLPGVYTVTLTTTSASGCSHTKSQPVQIWRNPTANFRYSTTPCSNGAVQFQDSSYSFQATITNWLWEFEPYQYSTLRNPSYSYFQNDTCYDVRLIVTDLHGCMDTITRTVCVPDEFTTEIAHQSACFGTPTTFTPVVLTPSGNQLNSVVWNFGDPLSGSSNTSTQVNASHTFSATGFYTVNMSATDIFGCQSTATTTIEIFALPTASFTWSNSQFSTTVDFTSTSVIAGAAIDYYTWYFGDGTSQTNYAPVQTASHSYAQAGYYTVTLLVVDKNGCTSTFSQEILCSPSPQAAMEVTDTLICQNTAITIENRSSGSIDTWIWNWGDGTAPTVNTTFQPTISHTYSQPGTFLLSLKIITLYNGNPIADSTTRIIHVNPSPEAGFVANKHCLGEMTMFTDTTLTHGAGGLTYTWNFGDPISVSDSSSAANPGYVYSSAGLFDANLIVANQYGCSDTVTQPIKVNGLPTAQFDHSVACLNNPTYFFEHSQEFEESLIHWGWRIGNEKIVGWMNGPSPSFTFDSVGVYPILMTVTDANGCIDTTAQTVTVYPSPYSAFSIEENYENEQGHLLLNNGSLGGSEYNWILGNGETSTETSPVVEYTEDGRYEIILYTTNEYGCTDSTSFAYDLLFKGLYIPNAFSPNGPEQTTRYWKPVGVNLAYYKVEIFNRWDELIWTSTALDEKGAPVEGWDGSFKDSPCQQGTYVWKITAIYRDGSIWQNRDLGDRTNLHNSTSGTVTIIR